The Methylocaldum marinum genome includes the window TTGGTGTTGTCTCCGGGGCCTGCAAACGGCGATCCGGCTGCTGCGATTTGGCGCGGTTCGGTGAGCGTGACGTTCAGGTCGCCCGCCATGCGCCGGAACGGGCGAATCAGAAAACTGTCATTGGGCGCCGCGGAGCCGCTTTCGATGCCGATGGTCAAGCCGTCCACCGTGAAACTTCCTGCGGCATTGGTGAACTGGGCGTCGTCGCTCAGACGGGTGAGGGTGTACTGGGAGCCGTCGTAATCCAGCCGGTAATCGCTTGCCGTCAGATCGGCGGCGCCCGTGACGACACCGTTGTCGAATGCGACCGACAATACGGCATCGCCGTTGTTCGTCTGCTTCCCGAACCAGCTGTACTGGCCTATCGCCGGGTTGGTGACATCGCTGAAGAAATCGGTCCCGGCATTGCCGTTCAAATCGGAGCCGGCCGAGTGGCGGGCATTGAATGTGGTGGCGAAGCCCGCGGCGATGCGGCCCATGGCGTTCTGTGCCGGGTCGAGCACTTGGCTTTCGAAACGTAAAAGTCCGCCGATTTCCCCGCCGCCGATGGCGTCGGTAACGACCACGGTCTCGGAACCGCTGGCGCTGATGGCGATGTCCTTCTGGCCGGGATCGTAAGCCGAATTCTCGAGGCTCAGCCGGTTTGCCGTCGTACCGATGACCAGGGCCTGCCCGTTGCCGATGAAGACGTTCAGGGCGCCGTCCTTTTGTTCGAAAAGACTGGTGCCGACTTTTTGCGCCAATTGTTGCGCCAGCACGCCGCGCTGATCCAGCAAATCGTTGGGCGGCTTGCCCGCCTGGCCATAGGCGACGACGATGCGCTCGTTCAAGGCGGCGATGTTCCCGGCCAGGCCGTTGATTTCCTCGATGTTGGTGCCGAGGCTCTGGTTCACCTGGCTGCGAAGCGCGTCCATGCGGCCGTTCAACGCGTTGAAGCGCCGTGCCAGCGTTTCGCCCTCGGTCAGCATTACCCGCCGCGCGGCGATCGACGTGGGATCGTTGACCACATCCTGAACCGAATCGAAGAAGGCTTGCAGCGAGGGCGACAAACCGGTGTCGGGATCGGCGAGGAAATTGTCGACCTGCGAGGCCAGCCGGTGATGGGTCTCCAATTCTCCGTGAGCGGAGAGTGTGTTTCGGAGCTGAGCGTTGAGAAAATTGTCGTAGGCGCGGGTAACGGACCCCACGTCGACGCCATTGCCGATGTAGCCTGCGCCGGTATACGAGGGCAAGCGTTCGACTTGTTCCGTTCGCTGCCGGCTGTAACCGTCGGTGTTGACGTTGGCGATGTTGTGGCCGGTCGTCGCCAGGCCGCGTTGAGCCGCTATCAGTCCCGAGGTCGCTATGCCGAGAATTCCGCCAGCCATGATTCAACCGTTTGAATGAATGTTCTCGCTATGTCCGTTATCGGCGGCGATCGGTATAACTGAAGACCGTGTCAGGTAACGGGCAGCTTAGCAAGCGCACGATTC containing:
- the flgK gene encoding flagellar hook-associated protein FlgK, which codes for MAGGILGIATSGLIAAQRGLATTGHNIANVNTDGYSRQRTEQVERLPSYTGAGYIGNGVDVGSVTRAYDNFLNAQLRNTLSAHGELETHHRLASQVDNFLADPDTGLSPSLQAFFDSVQDVVNDPTSIAARRVMLTEGETLARRFNALNGRMDALRSQVNQSLGTNIEEINGLAGNIAALNERIVVAYGQAGKPPNDLLDQRGVLAQQLAQKVGTSLFEQKDGALNVFIGNGQALVIGTTANRLSLENSAYDPGQKDIAISASGSETVVVTDAIGGGEIGGLLRFESQVLDPAQNAMGRIAAGFATTFNARHSAGSDLNGNAGTDFFSDVTNPAIGQYSWFGKQTNNGDAVLSVAFDNGVVTGAADLTASDYRLDYDGSQYTLTRLSDDAQFTNAAGSFTVDGLTIGIESGSAAPNDSFLIRPFRRMAGDLNVTLTEPRQIAAAGSPFAGPGDNTNARALADLQTAPLLLGGKAGYQDAYGEIVGDVGTLTRSAEIDSTAQKQLLDHAREARDSVSGVNLDEEAANLLRYQQAYQAAAQLIPVLNTLFDALIGAVRR